CACGTTGGCCGCCGTCGCCGACACCAGATTATCCGCGTGGTCGAACGTCAAGCCTTCGATCACGTCCGCGTCCGACCATTCCGCGCGCGCGAGCACCTGTTCGAGCCGATTCAGATGCTTGATGCCGGCGAGCCTCGGCTGTGCCGCAAGCCGCAATGCGCAACAGCGTACCCGGATTCCATCGCGGTACCAATCCGCCGGCAGCCGCGGCGCTGGAAACGCGGCGACGATGCGCGTTGCGTTCGCCGTCACCGACGGCGCGTAACCGCGCTCGCCGATGCCGCGCGTCAGGATGATCTTCACCACGGCGTCCGGCGATCCTTCGACGACGCGCGCGAATTCATCTGCAAGCGTTTCGATCTCCGGCGCGGGCAAGCCTAGTCGCGCGCAGCCATCATGCAGACGCGCCATGTGGCGCGCCCACAGCGGCGCCACGCCGTTGATCGCACGAATCGTCTCGAACAAACCGTCGCCGTAGGCCATGCCGCGATCCAGCGCGGACACGCGGTCTCCTTCGACACCATTGACCAGGATGCGTGCCGTCATGCCGCGGCGACTTCCAGCGCACGCAGCAGCCCGCGTGCTTTGGCGCGCGTCTCGGCGAGTTCGCGCCCGGCTTCGGAATTCACCACGATGCCGGCGCCGGCGCGAAAAACCAGGCGATCGCCTTCGAGAACCATGGTGCGGATCAGAATGTTCGAATCGAGATTGCCATTCCGCGAAAGATAACCCAGCGCGCCGGTGTACGCGCCGCGCGCCACCCCTTCCAGTTCGGCGATGATCTGCATGCAGCGAACCTTGGGGCAGCCGGTGATGGTGCCGCCGGGGAACAGCGCGGCCACCGCCTGCCCCGGCGTCACGCCCGCGCGCAAGCGTCCGCTGACATTCGAGACGATGTGGTGGACGTGCGCATAGCTCTCGACGGTCATCATCTCGTCGACGCGCACGCTGCCGGGCACGCAGACGCGGCCGAGGTCGTTGCGTTCGAGGTCCACCAGCATCACGTGCTCGGCGCGTTCCTTGGCGTGGCCCAGCAGTTCGGCGATACGCGCGGCATCGTCGTCTCCCGCGATGCGGGGACGCGTGCCTGCGATCGGGCGGGTCTGCGCGATGCCGTCGCGAACCTGCAGCAGGCGTTCGGGCGAGGAACTCGTAATCGCCCAACCCGGCTGTTGGAATAATCCCGCGAAGGGCGCGGGATTGGCCTTGCGCAGCGATGCGTAAAGCGCCGCCGGCGTCGGCGCCCTGTCGAAGTGCGCGCGCCACGCACGCGACAGGTTGACCTGGAACGTGTCGCCCGCGCGCAGGTATTCGTGGACGCGCGCGACGCCGTCGAGGAAATGTTGCGGACGGTCTTCCTGCAGGTCGCGCAGTGCGGGAAGCGGCGCATCGACGGCCGCGTGCGTGGCCGCATCGAGATCGTGCTGCATCGCATCCAGCAGATCCTCGCGACCCGATTCGGCGATCAGCCACGTGCAACGTTCCGCGCGGTCGACCAGGATCGCGGCGGGACAACGCAACGCCAGCGCGATGGGCACCTGTGTCCTCTGCGCTACTGGAAGCGCGAGCGAAGGTTCGACTTCGCCCGCGAGTTCGTAGCCCAGGTAAAACACCCAGCCGCCGACGAAGGGCAGTGCCGCGTCATCCACTGCGCCATCGCGTTGCCCCGACCAAGCCACGTCGAGCGCATCCAGGAAGCGCGCGCCGCGGTGCAAACCACGCACGTCAGTGACCACGTCCCGCGACAGCGCCAAGCTGTCTTCGGGAAACGCGAACAGGATGTCCCAACGCGCGCACGGCCCCGGCGCCGCGCTTTCGAGCAGCGCCGGATAGCGTTCGGGCTGCGCGGCGGTCAGCGGCAGCAGGTCGCAAAGACCCGCGATGCGGCGGCACGCGACCCCGCGTGCGACGCGAGTCAAACGCGCTTGAACAGCAGCGTGCCGTTGGTGCCGCCGAAACCGAACGAGTTGGAAATCGCCACGTCGATCCTGCCGTCGCGCGCGGTGTTCGGCACGAAGTCGAGGTCGCAGCCTTCGCCGGGTTCATCGAGGTTGATGGTCGGCGGAAGCACGTTGTCGCGCATCGCCAGCAAGGTGAAGATCGCCTCCACGCCGCCGGCCGCACCCAGAAGATGTCCCGTGACCGACTTGGTCGAACTCATCGCGAGTTTCTTGGCGTGATCGCCGAACACGCGCTTGGCCGCGTGCACTTCGCCGAGATCGCCGAGCGGCGTCGAGGTGCCGTGCGCGTTGATATATTGCACCGCGCTCGGATCGACGCCCGCATCCTTCACCGCCGCCGCCATGCAGCGCGCCGCGCCTTCTCCGCCCTCGCTGGGCGCGGTGATGTGGTACGCGTCGTCGCTCATGCCGAAGCCCGCAAGCTCCGCGTAAATCTTCGCGCCGCGCGACCTGGCGTGCTCGTATTCCTCCAGCACCAGCAGGCCGGCGCCGTCGGACAGCACGAAGCCGTCGCGATCCTTGTCCCAGGGCCGGCTGGCGCGGGTCGGATCGTCGTTGCGCGTACTCATCGCGCGCGCCGAGCAGAAGCCGCCGACCGCGGTGGCGGTTACCGAAAACTCCGCGCCGCCGGTCAGCATTGCGTCGGCGTCGCCGTACTGGATCATGCGCGCGGCCAGGCCGATGTTGTGCGTCGCGGTGGTGCACGCGGTGACGCAGGCGATGTTCGGCCCCTTGAGGCCGTGGATGATCGCGAGGTTGCCGGACGCCATGTTGATGATGCAGCCGGGCACGAAGAACGGCGAGATCTTGCGCGGGCCGCCTTCGTAATAGGCCAGCGTGGTGCGCTCGATGCTGGCGATGCCGCCGATGCCGGCGCCGACCGCGACGCCGATCCGCTCTGCGTTGGCCTCGGTGATTTCGAGGCCGGAATCCTTCAGCGCCTCGGCGCCCGCGGCGATGCCGTAGTGGATGAAGGTGTCCATCTTCTTGACGTCCTTCGGCGCGATGAACTGCGCCGGATCGAAACCCTTCACCTCGCCCGCGATGCGGGTCGGGAACGCGCTGGCGTCGAAGTGCGTGATCGAGCCGATGCCGCTTTTGCCCGCGATCACGTTCTGCCACGCCGTCGCCACGTCGTTGCCGACGGGCGAAACCATGCCCATTCCGGTGACCACCACGCGTCGTTTGTTCATGGGAACTCCAGATTCAAAAATTTGACTCGTGCAAGCAACCATCCATGGTGCGTGGCACCGGTGCGGCCTTCCCTGGCCGCCCGTTCGAAGCGGCGCGCAATGCCACTGGCATTGCGCAAACGCCGCTTCTCACCCATACGCCGACGCATTGTCCATGGCCCAACAACGCGAAAGCTGCGCCGTTGAGGCGCAGCTTTCGGGTTGCCGCATGGCACGTCATTGCGCCGCCCGCAGGCATGCGCGGCCAAGTTCAGGACTTGACGTGCGCCTTGATGTAATCGACCGCCTGCTGGACGGTGGTGATCTTCTCGGCTTCCTCGTCGGGGATTTCGGTTTCGAATTCCTCTTCGAGTGCCATCACCAGTTCGACCGTATCCAGCGAGTCCGCGCCGAGGTCGTCGACGAACGAGGCGTTTGGCGTGACGTCCTCTTCCTTGACCCCCAACTGATCGACCACGATCTTCTTGACGCGCTCTTCGATGCTGCTCATGAGACAGTGCCTCCCGGGACAAATGCGTTCGAGGTCGGGCTGCAACCCTTCCCCACTTGACCCGCGCGCACCCGTTCGGGCCGCACGGTACAGATTTCCAATCAAGGCCCCGAAGGGCCGGTGCCGTGATCCTTGACCTGCGGATCACCACACGAAAGGCGCCATATTACCCGTTTCCGAGGGTCAATAGAACCAGCTATGCCATGTACATCCCGCCATTGACGTGCAGCGTCTCGCCGGTGATGTAGGCGGCGGCGGGTGACGCGAGGAACGCCACGGCGTGCGCGATGTCGGACGCCTCGCCCAGCCGGCCCAGCGCGATGGTGCCTTCCAGCGCCTTGCGTTGCTCTTCGGTGAGCGCGCGGGTCATGTCGGTATCGATGAAACCCGGCGCGACCACGTTGACGGTGATGCCGCGCGAACCGACTTCGCGCGCCAGTGATTTCGAGAACGCGATGATGCCGGCCTTGGCGGCGGCGTAATTGGTCTGGCCGGGATTGCCGGTAACGCCGACCACCGAAGCGATGTTGATGATGCGGCCCTTGCGTGCCTTCATCATCGTGCGCATCACAGCTTTCGACGTACGATAGACCGAGGTCAGGTTGGTGTCGAGGATGGCTTGCCAGTCCTCGTCCTTCATGCGCATCAGCAACTGGTCGCGGGTGATGCCGGCGTTGTTGACCAGGATCGAAAGGCCACCGTGCGTTTTCACGATCGACTCGATCAACCCGTCCACCTCCGCGCCGTCTGTGACGTCGAGCACGCGGCCTTCGCCGCCGTGTGCCGACAGCCGTTGCGCGATGGCCTGCGCGCCCGCTTCCGACGTCGCGGTGCCGATCACCTTCGCGCCCCGCGCCGCCAGTTCGTCCGCGATCGCGGCGCCGATGCCGCGCGTGGCGCCGGTAACCAGCGCGATTTCGCCTTGCAACGTGTTCGTCATGCCTGCACCTCCGCGAGGGCGGCGCGCAACTCCGCCGGCGTACCGAGCGCACGCGCGTCGATCGATTTGTCGATGCGCTTGCACAGCCCGTACAGCACCTTGCCGGGGCCGCATTCGAAGATTTTCGTGGCGCCGTTCTTCACCAGCGATTGCACGGTATCGGTCCACAACACCGGCATGTACAACTGGCGTTCCAGCGCCGCGCGGATGAATTCGATGCCGGCATGCGCCTTGGCGTCGGCGTTCTGCAGCACCGGGATCGCCGGCACCTGCCACGGCAATTCGGCCATCTTTGCGGCCAATTGCTGTGCGGCCTCGCGCATCAGCGGCGTGTGCGAGGGCACCGACACCTGCAGCTTGATGACCTTGCGTACGCCGAGTTCGCCCAGCCGCTGCACGGCGCGATCGACCGCGCCCGCGTGGCCCGCGATCACCAGCTGGCCCGGACTGTTGTAGTTGGCCGGCGTGACGATTTCACCGTTGGAGATTTCCTTGCAGACGCTGCGGATGACGTCATCGTCCGCGCCCAGCACCGCCGCCATCGAGCCGGCACCCGCGGGCACCGCGGCCTGCATCAGGCGGCCGCGTTCCGCGACCAGCGCGGCGGCCTCGCGCAGCGGCAGCGCGCCCGCGCAAACCAGCGCCGAGTATTCGCCGAGGCTGTGGCCCGCGACCTGCGCAGGCAGCGGACCGCCCTGCGCGCGCCACACGTTCCAGACGGCGACGCTCGCCGCGAGCAGCGCGGGCTGCGTGTTCTCGGTCTTGCCGAGCTCTGCTTCCGGCCCGCTCTGCGAGAGCGCCCACAGGTCGATGCCGGCGCCTTCCGACGCCTCGTCGAACGCCTTGCGCACTTCCGTGAATTCCGCCGCGAGTTCGGCCAGCATGCCGACAGACTGTGAGCCTTGGCCGGGGAACACGAAGGCGAGTTGCGGGACCGGGGACCGGGGACCGGGGACCGGGTTACTGGAAATGTTGTCGCTCATTGGAATCAGTCGAATGCTGTTGCGAAGATCGCATAACGGCGAGGGTCAACGACGCGCTGCTTTTCTGGTCCCCGGTCCCCGGTCCCGCTTCAATAACGAACCATCGCCGACGCCCACGTGAAGCCGCCGCCGAAGGCTTCCAGCAACAGGTTCTGCCCGCGCTTGATGTGCCCCGAGCGCACCGCGACGTCCAGAGCCAGCGGCACCGAACCCGAAGACGTGTTGGCGTGCTTGTCGACGGTGACGATCACCTGCTCCATCGACATGCCGAGCCGCTTGGCGGTGGCTTCGATGATGCGCAGGTTGGCCTGGTGCGGGATCAGCCAGTCGATCTCGTCGGCATGCATGTGCGCGGCCTGCAAGGTTTCGTCGACCAGCGCATCGAGCGTCTTGACCGCGACTTTGAACACTTCGCGTCCGCGCATCGCGATACGCACGCCATGGTTCTTCTCGTCCTTGAAACCCACCGACACGCCGACCGGGTTGTACAGCAGATCCTTGTAGCCGCCATCGGCGTGCAGGCAGGTCGCGATGATGCCGGGATCGTCCGACGCTTCCAGCACCACCGCACCGGCGCCGTCGCCGAACAGCACGCACGATTCGCGCTCGCTCCAGTCGACCATGCGGGTGAGCGTCTCGGCGCCGATCACCAGCGCCTTCTTCACCTGCCCGGTGCGCACGAAATTGTTGGCGACACCCAGCGCGTACACGAAACCCGAACACGCGGCATTGACGTCGAACGCCATGCAGCCGTTCGCGCCCAGCCGGTGCTGGATGAGGCAGGCGGTTGCGGGAAACACGAGGTCGGGCGTGGTGGTGCCCAGCACCACCATGTCGAGCTCGCCAGCCTTGACGCCGGCGTCCTGCAGCGCCTGCTGCGCGGCTCGCAGCGCGAGGTCACCCGTGGTTTCGCCGTCGGCCGCGACGCGGCGCTCGCGGATGCCGGTGCGGCTGCGGATCCATTCGTCGCTGGTGTCGACCATCTTTTCGAGGTCGGCGTTGGTGACGATGCGTTCCGGCAGCGCGCTGCCGGTGGCGAGGATGCGTGCGTAGGTCAACGTGCAATTCCCCAGTCTGGCGCACAAAAAAACGCGGCGGCGTCCTCACGGCGCCGCGCGCGGATTTGCAGCTTCGTGGCCAACGAGGTCAATCCTCGTCGACGACCGCCTGCTTGTCCTCGATCACCTTGCGGCCGCGGTAGTAGCCGTCCTTGGTGATGTGGTGGCGACGATGGATCTCGCCCGACGTCGGGTCGGTGGCGAGCTGGACCTTGTCCAGTGCGTCGTGCGCGCGGCGCATGCCGCGACGCGAAGGGGATTTGCGACTCTTTGCAACGGCCATGACGGCTCTCCTGGCGAATACTTCTATTGCTTCTGCTTCAACGGTGTTTCTCGCGGTCTTCCAGCAATTGGCGCAAGTCCGCGAACGGACGCGTCACTGTTTCCCCGCGCTCCGCATCCCGTGGCGCCTGCCCGGGCGTGGTCCAGTCGCCCTGCAGGATTTCGCTGCCGGGCTTGACGGGCACCAGCGGCAGCGCCAACAACAATTCGTCCTCGATCACCTTGCGCGGCTGCAGCGTTCCATGCTCCAGCAACAGCGGCTCGCACTGCTCGGGCAATGCCGCCGCGTCGTCTTCGCTGTCCAGCAATCCCAGCCGCGAATCGATCTCGACCGGCCATTCGAATGGCTGCAGCGTACGCTGGCATTCCAGCGTCAGCCGCGCAGCCAGGCGAACGTGCAACTCGGGACCGCCGAGTTCGCCCTGCCCGAAATCGAGATCGTAGGCAATCTCGCCGGAGTCCCCGGCCAGCGCCTCGACCAGCCGCGGCAATTCCGCGACCGGCAGGACACCGTGGAACGACCGCCGCCCTGACACCATGCGTTCGGCGTCCACGGAAGCTGGCAGCGACGCGGACATAAGCGCGGAATGCTAGATTCCGCACTGCACAAAGTCAACCGCCGGGCACGCGGGACGATTGGCCCGTATCATGCTTGCCATACCCCGTACCACACAAGCAAGGTCCGCGCTTGCCTTCCCCCTCCGCCACCCTGCTCGCCGTCTTGCTGCCCGCGCTCGTGGCGATCGCTGCCTGCGCGTTCGTCGTGTGGCTGCTGTTGCGGCGGATGCGGCACCAGCGCACCCTGCGCACGTTGTATCTCGAAGCCGACGGCATCGAGCACGACCTGAAGGAATGCCGCCAGCGCCTGCGGCGCGCGCACGCCTCGATGTCGCTCGGGCCCAGCCAGCCCGCGGCCGGCGAAGCGCACGCCAAGCTCGCCATCGACGCCGCGCTGCGCGAATTGCTGGCGCACCGTTTGTGGTTGCGCGACGAAGCCGAAAACGCCAGCCAACGCGAACTGGATGCCGCGGTCACCGCGATGGGCAAGGCACGCGGTGCGCTGGGCCAGCAGCTGCGCGAGCTGGATTCCGCGCAGCGCGCCTTGGAAACCGCGGTGCGCGAAAAGATCGAAGACCTGTCGCAGCAGCCATGAGCGTGCCGCGGATCGTGCTCGGCTCGACCTCGCGCTACCGGGCCGGATTGTTGCGTCGCATCATCGACGATTTCGGGCAGGTCGCACCGGATGTCGATGAAACGCCATTGGCGGACGAAACACCCCGTGCGCGCGCCGCGAGGCTGGGCGAAGCCAAGGCGCGCGCCACCGCCGCGAATCTCCGCGAGGCGCTGGTGATCGGTTCCGACCAGGTCGCCGCGCTCGGCAACACCGTGCTGCGCAAACCCGGCAGCATCGAGGTTGCACGCGAACAACTGCGCGCAAGCAGCGGAAAGCACGTCGATTTCTTCACCGGGCTCTGCGTGTTCGACACGCGCACCGGGCAAGCCCGCTCGGCGCTCGACCACACCCGCGTTTTCTTCCGCGAACTCGGTGACGCGGAGATTGACCGCTACCTCGAACGCGAGCGCCCGCTCGATTGCGCAGGCAGCTTCAAGTCCGAAGCCGCTGGCATCACCCTGTTCGAACGCATTGAAAGCACTGATCCAACCGCACTGGTGGGACTGCCGCTGATCGCGCTGGCCGGGCTCCTGCGCGAAGCGGGCTTTCCGCTGCCCTGACGCGGCCGCGACGCACGCCGTCGTACACTGATCCGCGCGCCATCATCCGGCACACCCAAGGTCACCAGGCATGGACCAGAACTTCGCCACCGCCACCAAGGCCGACAACCTGACGCGGCAACGCCTCGACGCGGCGATCGCGCAGGTCAACGACGTGCTGGTCGGCAAGAACCGCGCGATCCGCATGGCCTTCGCCTGCCTGCTGGCCGGCGGCCACCTGCTGGTGGAAGACGTGCCGGGCGTCGGCAAGACC
The genomic region above belongs to Rhodanobacteraceae bacterium and contains:
- a CDS encoding Acyl carrier protein, which translates into the protein MSSIEERVKKIVVDQLGVKEEDVTPNASFVDDLGADSLDTVELVMALEEEFETEIPDEEAEKITTVQQAVDYIKAHVKS
- a CDS encoding Malonyl CoA-acyl carrier protein transacylase, coding for MSDNISSNPVPGPRSPVPQLAFVFPGQGSQSVGMLAELAAEFTEVRKAFDEASEGAGIDLWALSQSGPEAELGKTENTQPALLAASVAVWNVWRAQGGPLPAQVAGHSLGEYSALVCAGALPLREAAALVAERGRLMQAAVPAGAGSMAAVLGADDDVIRSVCKEISNGEIVTPANYNSPGQLVIAGHAGAVDRAVQRLGELGVRKVIKLQVSVPSHTPLMREAAQQLAAKMAELPWQVPAIPVLQNADAKAHAGIEFIRAALERQLYMPVLWTDTVQSLVKNGATKIFECGPGKVLYGLCKRIDKSIDARALGTPAELRAALAEVQA
- a CDS encoding Para-aminobenzoate synthase, aminase component — its product is MTRVARGVACRRIAGLCDLLPLTAAQPERYPALLESAAPGPCARWDILFAFPEDSLALSRDVVTDVRGLHRGARFLDALDVAWSGQRDGAVDDAALPFVGGWVFYLGYELAGEVEPSLALPVAQRTQVPIALALRCPAAILVDRAERCTWLIAESGREDLLDAMQHDLDAATHAAVDAPLPALRDLQEDRPQHFLDGVARVHEYLRAGDTFQVNLSRAWRAHFDRAPTPAALYASLRKANPAPFAGLFQQPGWAITSSSPERLLQVRDGIAQTRPIAGTRPRIAGDDDAARIAELLGHAKERAEHVMLVDLERNDLGRVCVPGSVRVDEMMTVESYAHVHHIVSNVSGRLRAGVTPGQAVAALFPGGTITGCPKVRCMQIIAELEGVARGAYTGALGYLSRNGNLDSNILIRTMVLEGDRLVFRAGAGIVVNSEAGRELAETRAKARGLLRALEVAAA
- a CDS encoding Aminodeoxychorismate lyase, translating into MTARILVNGVEGDRVSALDRGMAYGDGLFETIRAINGVAPLWARHMARLHDGCARLGLPAPEIETLADEFARVVEGSPDAVVKIILTRGIGERGYAPSVTANATRIVAAFPAPRLPADWYRDGIRVRCCALRLAAQPRLAGIKHLNRLEQVLARAEWSDADVIEGLTFDHADNLVSATAANVFAAIDGVLRTPPVDACGVAGVLRGALLEALPDVRVQTTTKEDLMRADELFLTSSVRGVLPVRALDERALRVGRHARAAQAQWHALGFPGGDA
- a CDS encoding 3-oxoacyl-[acyl-carrier-protein] synthase, KASII, with the protein product MNKRRVVVTGMGMVSPVGNDVATAWQNVIAGKSGIGSITHFDASAFPTRIAGEVKGFDPAQFIAPKDVKKMDTFIHYGIAAGAEALKDSGLEITEANAERIGVAVGAGIGGIASIERTTLAYYEGGPRKISPFFVPGCIINMASGNLAIIHGLKGPNIACVTACTTATHNIGLAARMIQYGDADAMLTGGAEFSVTATAVGGFCSARAMSTRNDDPTRASRPWDKDRDGFVLSDGAGLLVLEEYEHARSRGAKIYAELAGFGMSDDAYHITAPSEGGEGAARCMAAAVKDAGVDPSAVQYINAHGTSTPLGDLGEVHAAKRVFGDHAKKLAMSSTKSVTGHLLGAAGGVEAIFTLLAMRDNVLPPTINLDEPGEGCDLDFVPNTARDGRIDVAISNSFGFGGTNGTLLFKRV
- a CDS encoding 3-oxoacyl-[acyl-carrier protein] reductase — its product is MTNTLQGEIALVTGATRGIGAAIADELAARGAKVIGTATSEAGAQAIAQRLSAHGGEGRVLDVTDGAEVDGLIESIVKTHGGLSILVNNAGITRDQLLMRMKDEDWQAILDTNLTSVYRTSKAVMRTMMKARKGRIINIASVVGVTGNPGQTNYAAAKAGIIAFSKSLAREVGSRGITVNVVAPGFIDTDMTRALTEEQRKALEGTIALGRLGEASDIAHAVAFLASPAAAYITGETLHVNGGMYMA
- a CDS encoding LSU ribosomal protein L32p — its product is MAVAKSRKSPSRRGMRRAHDALDKVQLATDPTSGEIHRRHHITKDGYYRGRKVIEDKQAVVDED
- a CDS encoding 3-oxoacyl-[acyl-carrier-protein] synthase, KASIII; protein product: MTYARILATGSALPERIVTNADLEKMVDTSDEWIRSRTGIRERRVAADGETTGDLALRAAQQALQDAGVKAGELDMVVLGTTTPDLVFPATACLIQHRLGANGCMAFDVNAACSGFVYALGVANNFVRTGQVKKALVIGAETLTRMVDWSERESCVLFGDGAGAVVLEASDDPGIIATCLHADGGYKDLLYNPVGVSVGFKDEKNHGVRIAMRGREVFKVAVKTLDALVDETLQAAHMHADEIDWLIPHQANLRIIEATAKRLGMSMEQVIVTVDKHANTSSGSVPLALDVAVRSGHIKRGQNLLLEAFGGGFTWASAMVRY